In Puntigrus tetrazona isolate hp1 chromosome 24, ASM1883169v1, whole genome shotgun sequence, a genomic segment contains:
- the eif1axb gene encoding eukaryotic translation initiation factor 1A X-linked b — MPKNKGKGGKNRRRGKNENESEKRELVFKEDGQEYAQVIKMLGNGRLEAMCFDGVKRLCHIRGKLRKKVWINTSDIILIGLRDYQDNKADVILKYNADEARSLKAYGELPEHAKINETDTFGPGDDDEIQFDDIGDDDEDIDDI; from the exons ATGCCGAAAAACAAAG GTAAAGGAGGAAAGAATCGGCGACGTGGTAAGAATGAGAATGAATCTGAGAAAAGGGAGCTGGTGTTTAAAGAGGATGGACAAG AATACGCTCAGGTCATCAAGATGTTGGGAAATGGGAGATTGGAGGCCATGTGTTTTGATGGAGTCAAGCGGCTTTGTCACATCCGAGGAAAGCTCCGGAAAAAG gtgtGGATTAACACATCAGACATTATTCTCATTGGATTAAGGGACTACCag GATAACAAAGCAGATGTCATTTTGAAGTATAATGCTGATGAGGCTAGGAGTCTGAAAGCCTATGGAGAGCTTCCAGAACACG CCAAAATCAACGAAACTGATACCTTCGGGCCTGGTGATGATGACGAGATTCAGTTTGATGATATTGGTGATGACGATGAGGACATTGATGAT ATCTAA
- the si:dkey-226l10.6 gene encoding zinc finger protein 133 gives MRHKCVVGGCPNRSDTIIHYKLPEDPKRRSLWLKFIKDSKANAEDATSSCRVCGNHFSEEDYFKMDLGYTTCMILSVDAVPTVQTVNRSLEPEREIPEAEDESVEDVACKITISEAVSLACVKEEPLEYELSTNMTSGQVLNSSLDEGVKYEESELAVTEDGISTVLFGVKANHGRKFINCLTCGQKFRSRRTLMKHRRANHAKNKTEAEVKEKFFICSICGERFHKMGLLLRHRVIHTKENPEGRFVCQHCGKGFPHQAFLKAHQKVHEDAESTMPFTCHLCPRRFGYKVALVAHMKHHSSKLTCICPICEKSFQFRGSLIQHLKSSHAGEKLLCKTCDKGFLRVNGYVKHMDKHNVMTPFHCDICKIYLSQRGYAAHMATHEQKSLPEQRSAENQPNDTEISLISVNSSEEGLDPVTARKEEAEMEPLSEDEMEVLSGDPVEPSTVEGLESGNVVVEKELQENHEEKQKSEESSGTQ, from the exons ATGCGGCATAAATGTGTGGTCGGTGGTTGTCCGAACAGATCGGACACCATTATTCATTACAAGTTACCCGAGGATCCCAAAAGACGGAGTCTGTGGTTAAAGTTTATCAAAGACAGTAAAGCTAATGCGGAAGACGCGACCTCTTCGTGCCGAGTATGCGGGAATCATTTCTCCGAGGAGGACTACTTCAAAATGGATCTGGGTTACACAACATGCATGATACTAAGCGTGGATGCTGTTCCTACAGTACAGACTGTTAATCGATCACTTGAGCCAGAAAGGGAGATACCG GAAGCAGAAGATGAGAGTGTGGAAGATGTTGCATGTAAAATCACCATTTCTGAGGCCGTTTCACTCGCTTGCGTCAAAGAGGAGCCTCTTGAATATGAGCTGAGTACCAACATGACATCTGGACAGGTGCTGAACTCCTCACTGGATGAGGGGGTTAAATATGAAGAGAGTGAGCTAGCCGTCACTGAGGACGGCATCTCGACTGTACTTTTTGGGGTTAAAGCAAATCATGGCAGAAAGTTCATCAACTGTCTAACCTGTGGCCAGAAGTTCCGCAGCAGACGCACACTAATGAAGCATCGACGGGCTAATCACGCTAAAAATAAAACCGAAGCTGAAGTCAAAGaaaagtttttcatttgttcaatTTGTGGGGAGAGGTTTCATAAAATGGGTCTCCTTTTGCGCCATCGAGTCATACACACTAAGGAGAATCCAGAAGGGAGGTTCGTGTGCCAACATTGCGGAAAGGGCTTCCCACATCAAGCTTTTTTGAAAGCTCACCAGAAAGTTCACGAGGATGCGGAGTCGACCATGCCGTTCACATGCCACTTATGTCCCAGACGTTTCGGCTACAAAGTTGCTCTCGTTGCTCACATGAAACATCACTCATCCAAACTCACGTGCATCTGCCCCATCTGTGAAAAGAGCTTTCAGTTCAGAGGTTCCCTCATTCAGCATCTCAAATCATCTCACGCTGGAGAGAAACTCTTGTGTAAGACCTGCGATAAAGGTTTCCTGAGAGTCAACGGCTACGTCAAACACATGGACAAACACAACGTCATGACCCCGTTCCACTGCGACATCTGCAAAATTTATCTTTCGCAGCGAGGCTACGCGGCACACATGGCCACCCACGAGCAGAAGAGCCTTCCAGAGCAGCGGTCTGCTGAGAACCAGCCAAATGATACCGAAATAAGTCTCATCAGCGTGAATAGCTCTGAGGAAGGACTGGATCCAGTGACCGCGAGGAAGGAAGAAGCCGAGATGGAGCCGCTCAGTGAAGATGAGATGGAGGTTCTGTCTGGGGATCCAGTGGAACCATCAACTGTCGAAGGTTTGGAGTCTGGAAATGTGGTTGTGGAAAAGGAACTTCAAGAAAATCATGAAGAGAAGCAGAAGAGCGAGGAAAGCTCTGGAACACAGTGA